GTACTGCTTATTATAGGAACGATTTTAGGTGCTATCAATTTCTGGGAATATTATATTCGCATAGATGTTTTCGTAGGTATAATTATATTGATAATGGTTTTTGTGAATTATTCTATCTGGTGGTTGGTTGCAGCTGGCTGGGTAGCAGTTATTGGCCGAATGATAGACCTTAGTCAGGAAGGGGGAAATTATAGAAAGAACTGGCCTTTCTTATTTTTCCTATTTTCAATAGGACTGTTATTCTGGGGTGCCAGTACATTCATACTTTCGGTAAGTCCCTCTATACAAGAATATTTTATTTCAGCCGATACCGGTAGGAATCTTCTGGTGCTGTCAGTTATAGGGGCAATAATAATTTCGCTTATCGGTATCTGGGTGTCAACGAGGAGTTCCAATGTTCAAAACCAACCTGCCTAAGTTCGATGCTGTAATAATTGGTGGTGTGGGATTCCATTATACAGATTCTGATGATTTTGATGTTTACACTCCATATGGGACAGTCAAATTGAAAAAGATCAGCATCAGCCATCACGGTACTAAATTAGAACTGGCTTTAATACAAAGACATGCCAATAACGAATCTGCTACAAGAGAACATCTTCCACCCCATATGCTTAATTATAGGGCCAATGTGTGGGCTATAAAAGCAATTGGAGCCCAGCGGGTAATAGCAACTAATTCAGTAGGTACCATGGGTGATCACCTGCCAGGTAGTTTTTTTGTCCCTGATAATTTTGTAGACTTCACAAAATCCAGACTCAATACCTTCTATGATAATGAGACCGTACATGTGGATATGACAGACCCGTACTGTAGCGAGATCAGAGATAGTCTTTTAAAAGCACTATACCTGAATCATTTGGAATTGAATTCAGGTGTGTATGTTTGCACCGAAGGTCCCAGGTTCGAAACTGCAGCAGAGATAAAAATGCTCAGTTCTTATGGGGATGTTGTTGGCATGACCGGATTACCTGAAGTTGTACTTGCAAAGGAACTTGGATTATGCTATGCATCGATATGCATTATTACCAATAAAGCAAGCGGGCTAAGTGGAAAAAAATTGACTGCTGATGAAGTAATGGAAATGCTTGATGCAAAACTGGTAACGCTTCAAAAACTGGTCATTGATGCTGTCACATCTTTGACTTCATCCTGCAAATGTAATTGCAGATCTGCCACCGACAATGCCCGGGTTCCCTAAACCTGAAGCGGATTTTGATGTATCTCAATAGCTTCTTCAATAGTAAGTTCACCTTTTGCTACTTTGCGGGCCAGATCTCTCGGTATGCTGGCTTTTCCATTTGAATGTTCACGACTGTATTCCTGAATGCGTTTGATCTCTCCCATCGAGGGTTCTACTTCCTGCTTCCCAACCACAATTCCAGTAAGTTTGGCAATATTAATGGCAGCTATGATATCTGAAACTTCTGAACTGTGTAATCCTCTGCCCATCGAAGGTGAAGTACCAGTCTCATCCACAACTTCAATGGGAATATTAAGGTCATGTAGTGAATTGATCAATTGCGTCCTTACAAGCCTGGCACCGTTCCCGATCTTAATGATAGTGTTTTCATTAGGATATTCTTCCAGGATCTGTAGTATAACATTTGTAACCTCTCGGGCTGTAACGTGATGAACTTCAACTACCTGGCCATCTTCCAATACCGCTATGCCCGGGTTTTTACCAGGATCGATACCTATTACGATCTGACCTATCCAGGTCTTGCCTTTTAGAATTCGTAATGCTGCATTAATTGTGGAATTGGGATCCTTTTCATAAGTCACTATCTTTTTTGGGTCAAAATTGATTTTTGTCGCTTCAGTTATGGATGTGATGATTGAGCCTATATTGAATGGAATCGGGTCTTTGAAGGACAGCACCAGAATATCAATACCCCGGGATTTAGTTACTTCCAGTATGGACTGAAATATACTAAAATCATCTGTTATTAGTGCTATCTGTTTTGACCTGGTAGCCCCTCCGAAGGTTAATATTTAAAATTGGGTGTAATAGCACATAAAGTTGTCCCAAAAAATTATGTGGTTCAGATTGCTGCCTATTGTTCTCACAGGAATCTTTTTAAAATGAACAGAATTGAGCCCATACAGGCTCGGTCTTGCGCAGTGCAATAAACATTACGGCAAAAATTGACTCGAAATAATTTCTCACTTACCTGATTTCTTTGCAAGTTCCTCGACAACTTCAAGAGGCAGCGCCCTGGCCAGGTCCAATTTAGTCACGCATCTGGTTGGAATATCCCTCTTTTTTGCTTCTGCTCTCAATGATTTGGCATCTATCTTTTTAGCAAGCTCTTCAATCTCCATAAAATAAACCTCTCTTTACTATTTTCTCTAATGGATTATCAATATTTTCATGCAAGATCAGCTTTGGTAAATTCAAATTCCCCATTTATGCTCACAGTTTCTGGCAGCCCGCCAAATCTGGCAGCCAGGATTATCTCGCCCAGTTCTCTCTCCATCAACCTGCTGATCCCGATAATAGAAGTGGTAGGCCTGGGATTAACATCAATCAGCCAGGGCTCTTCAGCCAATACAATATCCACTCCAACATAACCCTGACAGCCCAGCAGCTCGGCAGCTTGACATGCTGTTTCAAATAGTTCCTGATTCCTCCCTGAATCAATACCTACCATACCACCATTATATTGGATCCTATCGCCCAGCCTTATA
This sequence is a window from Methanosarcinales archaeon. Protein-coding genes within it:
- a CDS encoding MTAP family purine nucleoside phosphorylase; this translates as MFKTNLPKFDAVIIGGVGFHYTDSDDFDVYTPYGTVKLKKISISHHGTKLELALIQRHANNESATREHLPPHMLNYRANVWAIKAIGAQRVIATNSVGTMGDHLPGSFFVPDNFVDFTKSRLNTFYDNETVHVDMTDPYCSEIRDSLLKALYLNHLELNSGVYVCTEGPRFETAAEIKMLSSYGDVVGMTGLPEVVLAKELGLCYASICIITNKASGLSGKKLTADEVMEMLDAKLVTLQKLVIDAVTSLTSSCKCNCRSATDNARVP